Proteins encoded by one window of Dreissena polymorpha isolate Duluth1 chromosome 11, UMN_Dpol_1.0, whole genome shotgun sequence:
- the LOC127849599 gene encoding GTPase IMAP family member 7-like, protein MAEAPITPKPGLRILLVGHTGHGKSSTGNSLLGENRFMVKRSSRSVTERVQLEAAQRFGRNIQITDTPGFFDTNMSNDHIQRQLLATVVATCPGFNAILFVVYASTITEEIQSTVDLMLASFGEDASEFAFLLLTNIANEKDKVEYLADALSDANSKLLLLVSHCKHKVLFIDNTADQCSLEKMSEDIIEAICINAKNNYFSNDCFQQVAIELGRLGGQSSMESLEDVNSKKKVLEENKLLEALYLVVQGLACFGKAFFYVSSAAHELYMKLGGIKEVAALMKK, encoded by the exons ATGGCAGAGGCACCTATCACACCCAAACCAG GTTTGCGAATACTTCTTGTTGGACATACTGGTCATGGAAAAAGCTCAACTGGGAATTCCCTTTTGGGAGAGAATAGGTTCATGGTGAAAAGATCATCTCGTTCTGTCACCGAACGAGTACAGCTAGAG gcTGCTCAGAGATTTGGAAGAAACATTCAGATTACTGATACTCCAGGCTTCTTTGATACAAACATGAGCAATGACCATATTCAAAGACAGTTGTTAGCAACCGTTGTTGCCACATGTCCAGGCTTCAATGCAATTCTGTTTGTCGTATATGCATCCACAATTACTGAAGAAATACAATCAACAGTTGATCTGATGCTGGCAAGTTTTGGTGAAGACGCAAGTGAATTTGCATTTCTATTACTGACCAACATTGCAAATGAAAAAGATAAAGTAGAATACCTTGCAGATGCCTTATCTGATGCTAATTCCAAATTATTGCTGTTAGTAAGCCATTGTAAACATAAGGTTTTATTCATTGACAACACAGCAGATCAATGCAGTTTGGAGAAAATGTCAGAAGATATCATTGAAGCTATCTGCATTAATGCAAAAAATAATTACTTTAGTAATGACTGCTTTCAACAGGTAGCCATAGAATTAGGGAGGTTAGGTGGACAGAGTTCAATGGAAAGTTTAGAGGATGTAAATAGCAAGAAGAAAGTTTTGGAAGAAAATAAGCTCCTGGAGGCTCTGTATTTAGTTGTGCAGGGTTTGGCGTGCTTTGGGAAAGCATTCTTTTATGTGTCTTCAGCAGCACATGAATTGTATATGAAGTTGGGAGGAATAAAGGAAGTGGCTGCATTGATGAAGAAGTAA